GGCCTGGTTGGCATCTTCAAACTGGCTAACCACCCAAATCCTGAGTTGCGAAGATGATAAATTATAACTGGCTTGTTTGGGGGCAGGCGTGATGGCAGCAAAAAGCTTTGTACCGGCCTGGCTTATCAACGCTGCCTGCTCTTCCAATACCGGATGTGTAAACAGGTCTTTTAACGTTACGCTTACATTAAATACCATTTGTATACGCGACAACAACTGTATCGCTTTTATACTATGCCCGCCACGGGCAAAGAAGTCGTCTTTTATACCAATAGGGGCATTACCTAAGATGGATTCCCAGATGCCTGCCAGTTTTTCTTCGGTTTCATTACCCGGTATTACATATTTTACGCCCGTGTTTTGCGTTGTTATATTCGGAGGCGGCAGTTGCTTCCTGTTTATTTTTCCACTTTCATTCAATGGGAATTTGTCTAACTGCACATACCAGGATGGGACCATATATTCCGGCAGCTTTTTACGAAGAAAGGCGCGGATGTTCAGGATATTAATTTCAACGGTGCCGGTCATATAGGCCACCAGGCCCTTTTCGTTTGTTTGCGGGTCATGATGAACAGTTACATAGGCAGCATTTATACCGGGATGCTGTTGCAGCGCCTTATTGATTTCGCCAGGCTCTATTCGAAAGCCTCTTATTTTTACCTGATCGTCTTTCCGACCCAGGTACTCAATTTGCCCGTTTGGCAACCAGCGACCAAGATCGCCTGTGCGATAGATGCGTTGCCCTTCTTTATACGGATCAGCGACAAATTTCCCGGCAGTTAACGCCGGGTCATTCAGGTAACCCCTGGCCAGGCCGGCGCCGCCGATACATATTTCCCCCGCAACGCCTATGGGGGCCAGCCTGTTCAAGGCTGAATAAATATACATCCTGGTGTTCCATATGGGGCTGCCAATAGGAACAACCATATCACTGGCAGAAGTTTTATAAGTACTGGCGTCAATGGACGCTTCCGTTGGCCCATAAAAGTTATACAAAGGAATAGCGGTCACTTCATACCAACGCCTGATCATCTCCAGTGGTAACGCTTCTCCCCCTGCAATAGCAAACCGCACCGTATTCAGCAATTCGGCTACACCGGGCCGGGCGAGTAATGAAATGAGATCATTCAACATGGTAGGTACCATGTCGAGGCAGGTAACACCGTGCCTGGCTATCAGTGCCGCTACACGTTCTACAGAAGCTGCGTCCTCTGCTGGGCATACAATCATTTTTGCACCCATACACAAAGGCATAAAGATCTCATATACAGAAACGTCAAAGGTGGAATTGGTCTTTTGCAGTACCACATCCCGGGAAGAAAAGGCGTGGGTACGCCACATCCATTCCAGGCGGTTGATCACACCCCGGTGTTCTATCATACAGCCTTTGGGCCTTCCCGTTGATCCTGAAGTGTACATAACATATAAAAGGTCGGCAGGCGTATTTACCGGCGCCGGGTTTTCTGCAGCGTATTCCCCGGAATGCGACTGAAATTTTTCCAGTTCCGTAGTATCTATCACCAGCCTGCATTTGCTGTCTTCTTTGATGTAGTCGATGCGGCTTTGCGGAAAGGCCGGGTCGATGGGCAGGTAAGCGCCGCCCGCCTTCAATACGCCCAGCATGGCCGTGATCATAGAAATACCGCGTTCCAGTTGTATGCCTATTATTTCTTCCCGTTGTATCCGGTATGTTTTGTTAAGGTAACTGCCAAGCTTATTGGCCTGCTTGTTTAGTTCGGTGAAGGTGATTGCTGTTTCACCAGCTACGATGGCAACCGCCTCAGGCATTTTCTTTACCTGTTCTTCAAACAGGTCTATGATCGTTTTGTCATGTGAAAATGGCGTAGCCGTATCATTAAATTCAAATACCAGCTGATCTTTCTCTTCCGCTGTTAGTATATCCAGCTCATTCAAAACAATGTCAGGGTGTTTAACAACTGCTTCTATTAGTTTAGTAAGATGTGCCGTGAGCCGGGTTATCTGTACTTCATCGTATATTAATTCATTGTAATGCACTTTTAGAGTAAGTATGTTGCCCGGCACCACCATCACCCAAAGATCATAACTGGTTTGTTCAAATGTTTCCACCGTACTAAATGCAACCGACGGTTGTGCGGGAACACTTTTATTTATCCCCGATGATGCTATTTGCTTCACAGGCTCCTGGTCGGGGTAATTCTCAAAAACAATAATATGATCAAAAAGCTGTTGTGCTACAGGTGATGCAGCCTGAATATCGGCCAGCTGCACATAATGATGGTCAGTACTGCGGATAAAATCATGCTGTACTTCCTGTAATAATGCGGCAAAAGTTTGTTCATCCTTTATCCGTATCCTTACGGGAATGGTATTGATGAATAAGCCGATCATCTCCTCCACGCCTTCCAGTTCGGGTGGTCGTCCCGATACAACAGATCCAAATACAACATCATTCGTATTGTTGTACCTGCCCAACAGTATGCTCCATATGGCCTGGATGAATGTATTTTCAGTGACCTGCAGGCTTATGCACAATTGATTGATATCATTTCTCAGATCGCCTTTTATAGAAACAGGTTTCATGCTGCCCCTAGATGGGCCGTTGCTGTTTTGGGGCGGCAGTACCGGCACACCGGCAGGTTGCTGGTAAGACGAAAGATAATTACGCCAGTATTCCAGCGAAGCTGCCATATTCTGCCGGCCCAGCCATTTAATATATTCCGAATACGGGGAAGTTTTTGTTGGTTTTACGTTTTTACCCTGCACACGCGCCATGTATATTTCCAGAAATTCCTTTATCAATATCCGAACACACCAGCCATCCATGAGAATATGATGGTGGCTCCAGATAAACTGGTACTGGTCTTCAGCTGTTTTTATTACAGACAAACGGATCTGTGAGCCTTTATGAAGATTGAATCCTTTTTGGCGGTCGGCTTCCTTATAGGCGGTTAAAGAGAAGCCGGCATCACTGCTTACATTTTTAAACTCAAAAGAGGCCGTTTGGCCCTGTTTAACTACCTGCAGCGGTTCTTCGCCTAAAGAGTGGGTAAAAAATGTACGCAGTATCGCATACCGTGTTATAAGTTGTTGAAAGCTTTCTTCGAGCAACTGCAGGTTCAGGTTTCCACTTATGGTACAGCTTATCTGTGAAAAATATGCCTGCGACCCGGGATCATTCAGCCAATGAAAATATAATCCTTTTTGTAACGGACTCAACGGATAAACATCTTCCAACATACAGAATATTTGTAACGATTAGTAATAGCGCTCAGGGTAATATGTTATTATATACCCAATCGGAGTTATAAATGGTATCGATATAGGAATTGCCGGCATCGGGCGAGATGAATATTGCGTTCAGATTGGTCTTGTTCAGCTTTTTAAGTACTTTACCCGCCGCAGCAAACGCGGCCCCTGCCGAACCGCCCAGAAAAAGATTGTGTTCGGATAAAAGATCATTACAACCTTTTACGATCTCCGCCTGTGATAAAATAACAAAATCATCTATAAGGGCCTGTTCATAAAACACGGTGCGCATGCTGGCGCCCATACCCGAAATTTTCCTGATGGCGGGCTTGTCGCTGAAGATCATAGAGCCCTCAATGTCTACTGCAATGATCTTTATATTTTTGAAGTGTTCTTTGAGCTTATTTGACAAACCTGTTATGGTGCCGCCCGTGCTTACACTTATAAAAGCATAATCGAGGGACGAAAAGCTGTTTACAATTTCATTACCCAGCGAATGATAATAGGACATATAATTATCAGGATTCTCATACTGGTTGGGTTGATAAACATTGTCGTTGACAGCTATAAATCTTTTTACGGTCTTTATCCTGTTCAGCAAATACCCCCCGGTTTCATCGGTATCGGTTACTTTTAATATTCCAGCGCCCTTCAAACGCAATACCTGTTCTTTTTCTGCCGAAATATTAGGATCTATTACCGCAACAAATTTCACCGCCAGTGCTTTACATATACTGGCCAGCGCTATACCAAAATTGCCCGAGGTAGATTCGATCACCGTAGTATTTTCATTGATGATGCCCTGTTCAATGGCCTTTGCAATAATGTAAAATGCCGGCCGGTCTTTAATACTGCCGAAGAAATTCTGGTTTTCGAGTTTAGTATAAAGATTGCCGTATGGAAATTTTAATTTGTACAGTTTCGAATTCCCTATCAGCGGCGAGATCTGTTTTATTACTTCCTGACACTTTTCATGGTACAGTGAGCCTGTTACTTTATCGCCCGGATACAAGTCCAGGTCGGGAATTTCGATTGATTTAGCCATGTAAACGTTTTTGCGGGAATGTTATAAAGAAAAATGCTCAGTAAGTGAGTTGCATTTCAGGTTCAAAGCTGCCGCTCAGGCAACTACCATTGCCCGGTAATGAAGAAGCCGAATAAGGTTTATCAATTATGAAATGTTTAATCAAATTAGGCCAAAGCCTACCCCGAAAGCCTAGCATTACCATCAATTCTTATTTCGGTTTTTACTAAAATACTTTTGTACTGGCACGCATTGGCATATGTGCTTAAAAGCCGATATTGTATCAGATAAGGATATGCGTTTTGTAACGCATGTGTATTGTAGATATTTGTAAATCAATGAATTAATAATACAATAGACCGTTTTTCTGTTTTTTTGCCGTTTTTGCAACATTATAGAGAGCAACCGGTCTAATAATACCAATGCATTTCAGAAAGGGACATAGTTCTACAGATCAGTATCTGGTTAAACAGGTTCTTACAGGAGATCAGGAGGCTTTTGCTCAAATTGTTCGCCAAACCGAAGCGTTGGTAGCGCAGATCGTTTTTAAGATGGTAGCTGTACCGGCCGACAGGCAGGATATTGTTCAGGATGTTTATCTGAAAGCATTCAGGAACCTGCCCGGTTTTAATTTCAATGCAAAACTTTCTACCTGGCTGGGAAAGATAGCTTATAATACCTGTTTGCATTACCTTGAAAAAAAGAAACTGGTGTTTTTGCCTGATGACAATGAACAGCAGGAGGGTATTACTAACAGGCTTGACCAACTTAGCCAACAACAGGGATTGTTGCACAACGATGTAGAGAATGAATTATCGGCAAAGCAACTTGCCTCTATTTTGGGTACAGCGATCAAAACGCTTTCACCCCCTATTTACCAAACACTGATAACCCTATACCACCAGGAAGAATTAAGTTATGCAGAAATTGGGGAGATAACTTCCTTACCCGAAGGAACGGTAAAGAATTATTTGTTCCGGGCCAGGAAAGCTTTAAAAGAAGATCTGTTATCGAGATATAAAAAAGAGGAATTATGAAACAGGAACATTTGTTGGAAAATGAATTGCAGCAATTAGCACTGGGGCAACAGATAAACGACCACGAGCTGGCAGCCCATGTTCATGAATGTGCAAAATGCGCTATAGCCATAACCAATTACCAGGCTATGTTCTCGGCGCTCAAAACGATGGAGAGGCCAGCTGTTAATTTTGATATTGAACAGATCATGGCTGCGCTTCCGGTCTCAAACCCGGAAAAGAAAGGGTTTCCCTGGCTTATATTTTGGGTAAGTTCCCTATCAACGGCTATAGTAGCAGTTTCGGTGTTCAGGGTGAGCGGTGTTTATCTCAATTTGTTCAGGAACTCACAGGGGCCGGTTCTTTATTTAATCGTAGCTACCGCACTTACCATTGTGGTATTTCAGCTTAGGGAATTGATCTCATCTTACCGTGAAAAAATGCGCCAGTTAAATTTTTATTGAAAAAACTGCGACATTAAATGGCCTGGCCGGTCTAACATAGCATAGGCAATAAAAACACACAACAAATGAAACGTATAACAACTATAATTGCATTACTCATTTTTTCGATTGCAGCAAACGCACAAACCACTTTTGTGATTTCCCACGATAGAGGCATCACTACAGAATTAATGAGAAGTACCGTAGCTACCATTGTTTTGTATATCATCACTGCATTCCTGATCTCACTGGTAAGAATAATTCTGAACGACAGGCTTAAAAAGAAAATGCTGGATAAAGGAGTTCCGGTTGAAGTGATCGCCAATATGCTGCCTCGTAAAAATGAGCAGGTATTGGCAATAAAATGGTTCTCTGTGTTAATAGCGATTTCAATGGGATTACTGATCATCAATTTTACCACGCCACTCGGTTTGCATTCCGTTATCATAATGACCGTTTGTGTATCCCTGGGCTATCTGGGATTTTATTTGTGGGCCAAACGATTGAATGCCTGAGCATCATCCATTTGATAAGGAGTATTCATTCTAAACGTAATAACAATGAAATTTAAAAATAACGATAATATGAAAAAAACATATTTATTATTAGCTGCAGCGGTATTGGTCTTTGTTTGCTCCGTTGTCGGCTTCGTACGCAATAACGCCCCCAACCACAGTACCTCCTTCTTTTATAAAATAACGTCAAAAGCAATGATCGTAGAGGTTACTTACAATCCCGATCAGGCGCCACAGGTAGAAAAATACGTTGATAGCTGCCTGCAACCCGAAATTGTTTTCGGAAACAAACATAAGGTAAACACAGACGTGCAGATAAGCAGCAGCCAGTTAAAATACCAGGTTAAAGCAGCTCCCGGAGAATTGAAAATTACGGCCGACAAAAACAGCAACTCTGCCTCTTCACTCAATAAGCTAAAAAACATCTTCGACGGCCTGAAAAACGTCATTAAACCAGACTGAACACATAACTACTAAATCAATACCAACCTAAATAATTTTTTGATGAAAACCTTATCGATGGCTGTTATGGCTATAGGGCTATCTATTGCCTGTTTGGCCGCAAAAGCACAAACCATAGCTGGTAAAATAACCGGTAAAATAACTGACTCCACACAGCAACCTTTAAATGCCGCTACGATATCGTTGCGAATAGTAAATAAGCCCAAACCGGTGAAATATGAGGTGTCTGCCACTGACGGCACTTTTCTTATAGAATGGAGAAAGGCGGGAACTTATACAATCACGGCTACTGCGGTAGGATATGACAGATATGAAAGCGCTCCATTTACCATTGATTCGCTGCACCCGGAATCAGCGCTGCCCGCCATCATATTGAAGAAAGCAGTTGTAGCCCTGGCGGCTGTAACTGTTACCTCAAAAAAGCCGTTTATTGAACAAAAGGTAGATCGTACTCTGGTAAACGTAGAAGCTATGATCAATAGCGCCGGCTCCACAGCCCTGGAAGTGCTCGAGAAGGCCCCGGGCGTACGGGTAGACCCCAATGGAAGCATCACTTTAAAAGGTCAGCAGGGGGTGGCGATATATATAGATGACAAGCCTTCTTATTTAAGCGGCCAGCAATTACAGAATTATCTGCAATCGCTTCCGGCTACCGTGATCGCTCAATTAGAGATCATGTCCAATCCCCCCGCAAAATATGACGCCTCCGGAAATGGAGGTATTATAAATATAAAAACAGTCAAAGAAAAGATGAAGGGGTATAATTTCGGGATCAGCTCCGGGATCCGGGTTTCAAAGTATACCAGCACTAACAACAACCTTGACTTTAACTACCGCACAAACAAGTTTAACATCTTCGGCACCTTTAGTGCAGGCAACAGAAATAACTTTAATGACATAGACATTTACAGGAAATACATGGATGATGATGGCAACACCACCGGCACCTTTATGCAGAATTCTTTTATTCACAAATTTGGCGGCGGTTACAGGGCCTCGCTTGGCGTGGATTATTTTCCTTCCAAAAAGACAACGGTAGGTGTTTTAGTTAGCAGGCTGGAAAGATACCCGAAAAGCACTAACAGAAGTTTGGGCACCTTATACAACGAAAATCACCAGCCAGATTCATCGCTCAACTCGAATAATGATGAAAATGGTTCATTTATAAACAATCGTATTAATTTAAACATAAAACACGATTTTTCTAAAAACGGGCCATCGCTTCAGGCGAATGTCGATTATCTGGAATACAACACCAATAACGACCAGGTTTTAACCACCGACAATTATACATCAACCGGGTCTTTAAAGTCAGAAGATCAGTTGGCTGGTTATTTACCGGCGAATATCAGGATCTATGCTGCAAAAACCGATTATGAACAAACCATTGCAAACCAGTGGAAGCTGGAGGCAGGCGCCAAGTTCAGTTATACAAAAACGTCGAATGTTGCAAACTATTACAATGTCATCGCAGGCGTTAGTGAACCGGATTACGACAAAACAAACCATTTCATGTATGATGAAAATATTAATGCCGGTTATTTAAACCTGAACAGAATGTTTAACAAACTTACCGTGCAACTTGGTTTACGGTATGAAGGAACTTTGTCGAAGGGGCATCAGCTGGGTAATGTATTGAAGCCGGATTCTTCCTTCAACCGCAGCTACAATAATCTTTTCCCTACCCTATTCCTGCTGTACAAACTGGACACCAACAGCAACCATCAGCTTAAATTCAACTATGGACGAAGGATAGGAAGGCCCTACTACCAGGATCTTAACCCGTTTATTTCGCCGCTTGACAAACTGACCTTTTATGTAGGCAATCCCTATCTGAAACCGTCTTTTTCGTCGAAATATGAACTGGGTTATATTTTCAGGAACAGGATAACCACCACTATTAATTACAGCGATACGAGAGACCAGGTAAATGAGACCATCGAGATCAACGATCAGAAGTATTACAGCCGCCCCGGCAATATTGGTAAAACAACCTCATTAAGCTTTGGAATAGATGCCTTCTTCAATCCAAAGCCATGGCTAACTTTTCAATTGAGCGGACAAATGAACTACATCCATTTCAAGAGTAGTTTTTACACCGGTACACTGGAAGTTAAAAATCAATATTATTACACCCAGGCGCTTGTTCAGTTTAAGCTGAAAAATAACTGGACGATGCAGCTCGATGGGAATTATACAAGCAAATCAAAAAATGCACAGTTTGTTTTTGCAGGCAGGGGCCGGGTAAATTACTCAGTATCGAAGATGGTATCGCCAAAAGTGACTGTGAAGTTTAATGTTACAGATGTTTTCCTGACCGGGATAAACAAAGGTGATATTGCTAACCTGAAATTAACAGACGCTAACTTCAGAACCCTGTCAGATACCAGGGCGGCATTGCTGACTGTTAGCTTCCGGATGGGAAAAAGAGTAGAAGGCCAGCGGAAGAAGATAGAATCCGGCGCTGATGCGGAGCAAGATAGAGTGAAGGACAAATAACGGCAGAGCATCAACCTTTTCGTAACACAATTAATAACCTGCCTTCCGGT
The Niastella koreensis GR20-10 genome window above contains:
- a CDS encoding TonB-dependent receptor domain-containing protein produces the protein MKTLSMAVMAIGLSIACLAAKAQTIAGKITGKITDSTQQPLNAATISLRIVNKPKPVKYEVSATDGTFLIEWRKAGTYTITATAVGYDRYESAPFTIDSLHPESALPAIILKKAVVALAAVTVTSKKPFIEQKVDRTLVNVEAMINSAGSTALEVLEKAPGVRVDPNGSITLKGQQGVAIYIDDKPSYLSGQQLQNYLQSLPATVIAQLEIMSNPPAKYDASGNGGIINIKTVKEKMKGYNFGISSGIRVSKYTSTNNNLDFNYRTNKFNIFGTFSAGNRNNFNDIDIYRKYMDDDGNTTGTFMQNSFIHKFGGGYRASLGVDYFPSKKTTVGVLVSRLERYPKSTNRSLGTLYNENHQPDSSLNSNNDENGSFINNRINLNIKHDFSKNGPSLQANVDYLEYNTNNDQVLTTDNYTSTGSLKSEDQLAGYLPANIRIYAAKTDYEQTIANQWKLEAGAKFSYTKTSNVANYYNVIAGVSEPDYDKTNHFMYDENINAGYLNLNRMFNKLTVQLGLRYEGTLSKGHQLGNVLKPDSSFNRSYNNLFPTLFLLYKLDTNSNHQLKFNYGRRIGRPYYQDLNPFISPLDKLTFYVGNPYLKPSFSSKYELGYIFRNRITTTINYSDTRDQVNETIEINDQKYYSRPGNIGKTTSLSFGIDAFFNPKPWLTFQLSGQMNYIHFKSSFYTGTLEVKNQYYYTQALVQFKLKNNWTMQLDGNYTSKSKNAQFVFAGRGRVNYSVSKMVSPKVTVKFNVTDVFLTGINKGDIANLKLTDANFRTLSDTRAALLTVSFRMGKRVEGQRKKIESGADAEQDRVKDK
- a CDS encoding pyridoxal-phosphate dependent enzyme, coding for MAKSIEIPDLDLYPGDKVTGSLYHEKCQEVIKQISPLIGNSKLYKLKFPYGNLYTKLENQNFFGSIKDRPAFYIIAKAIEQGIINENTTVIESTSGNFGIALASICKALAVKFVAVIDPNISAEKEQVLRLKGAGILKVTDTDETGGYLLNRIKTVKRFIAVNDNVYQPNQYENPDNYMSYYHSLGNEIVNSFSSLDYAFISVSTGGTITGLSNKLKEHFKNIKIIAVDIEGSMIFSDKPAIRKISGMGASMRTVFYEQALIDDFVILSQAEIVKGCNDLLSEHNLFLGGSAGAAFAAAGKVLKKLNKTNLNAIFISPDAGNSYIDTIYNSDWVYNNILP
- a CDS encoding non-ribosomal peptide synthetase, which produces MLEDVYPLSPLQKGLYFHWLNDPGSQAYFSQISCTISGNLNLQLLEESFQQLITRYAILRTFFTHSLGEEPLQVVKQGQTASFEFKNVSSDAGFSLTAYKEADRQKGFNLHKGSQIRLSVIKTAEDQYQFIWSHHHILMDGWCVRILIKEFLEIYMARVQGKNVKPTKTSPYSEYIKWLGRQNMAASLEYWRNYLSSYQQPAGVPVLPPQNSNGPSRGSMKPVSIKGDLRNDINQLCISLQVTENTFIQAIWSILLGRYNNTNDVVFGSVVSGRPPELEGVEEMIGLFINTIPVRIRIKDEQTFAALLQEVQHDFIRSTDHHYVQLADIQAASPVAQQLFDHIIVFENYPDQEPVKQIASSGINKSVPAQPSVAFSTVETFEQTSYDLWVMVVPGNILTLKVHYNELIYDEVQITRLTAHLTKLIEAVVKHPDIVLNELDILTAEEKDQLVFEFNDTATPFSHDKTIIDLFEEQVKKMPEAVAIVAGETAITFTELNKQANKLGSYLNKTYRIQREEIIGIQLERGISMITAMLGVLKAGGAYLPIDPAFPQSRIDYIKEDSKCRLVIDTTELEKFQSHSGEYAAENPAPVNTPADLLYVMYTSGSTGRPKGCMIEHRGVINRLEWMWRTHAFSSRDVVLQKTNSTFDVSVYEIFMPLCMGAKMIVCPAEDAASVERVAALIARHGVTCLDMVPTMLNDLISLLARPGVAELLNTVRFAIAGGEALPLEMIRRWYEVTAIPLYNFYGPTEASIDASTYKTSASDMVVPIGSPIWNTRMYIYSALNRLAPIGVAGEICIGGAGLARGYLNDPALTAGKFVADPYKEGQRIYRTGDLGRWLPNGQIEYLGRKDDQVKIRGFRIEPGEINKALQQHPGINAAYVTVHHDPQTNEKGLVAYMTGTVEINILNIRAFLRKKLPEYMVPSWYVQLDKFPLNESGKINRKQLPPPNITTQNTGVKYVIPGNETEEKLAGIWESILGNAPIGIKDDFFARGGHSIKAIQLLSRIQMVFNVSVTLKDLFTHPVLEEQAALISQAGTKLFAAITPAPKQASYNLSSSQLRIWVVSQFEDANQAYVLRIRRLLSSEPDRDALTGSLHTLIERHEILRTVFKQEAAGEVRQYILEPAAAMPHFCVDQTSFTQPFDLSMGPLLRLLLLRGKDGTWELNLSMHHIIGDEWSVGILVNELLHIYNARVNNTPLSLPPLHIQYKDYAAWEQEQLKGEQLNEHRDWWLSRFSDELPVLDLPYNKPRPAVKTYRGGIVRKSIPAAIVGRIYQLNGEAGATLFMSLLAFVNMLLHKYSHQQDIIIGTVATGREHIELEAQVGCYLKTLALRTRFSSTDSYWQLLTNVRKVALGSYEHSVYPFEELVNELNLRRDMSRHPLIDVMLVLHNTNGQVTADDQPAEGLAGKFDLLFEFIKAENGLQLAISYNTDIYDRSTAERMAGHLYRLMECATLQPETPIGTLPFPDAEEKHLLLNVFNDNTVEYPSSVTAIDLFKEQVSRTPLAIAARFNDETITYDELNKRSATLASRLRSLNVGAGTLVPMCMERSLDMITGILGVMRAGAAYVPVDMDYPPERIKYLLTDCKAGIVICSTGHRTALQAIPGIQLIDPGDERTYIDTLVVEETVETVTPNNLAYVIYTSGSTGNPKGVMVEHAGMLNHLLAKINDLTIDENTVIAYTAAFTFDISVWQMLAALLKGGQTIVYPEELIYRPGELMHSVNESGVTILELVPSYLAVALDTLKNLALDKLKWLLVTGEAVNRKLLEKWFGNRALARIPVMNAYGPTEASDDICHHAIYQTPEAHQIPIGKPIQNTRIYILDAAAQLCPVGVAGEICVTGICVSRGYLNRPDLTDQTFVDDVYGNGKYKLYRTGDRGRWLPDGNIEYLGRIDEQIKIRGYRIELGEVMHALKECVLVNEAAVVAATMRTGDKQLVAYIVPANHFNKEQMLAYLRNKLPAYMIPSQFIQLDKLPLTINGKLDKKALPAPDTIFANNTDTPAAPRTGTETKLMQIWQEVLGLEMLSITDNFFDAGGHSLNAIQLLARINDAYQVKIPIVSIFKEGTIERIADQIDFLLQQKKQGQTKAELIQIDI
- a CDS encoding RNA polymerase sigma factor, translating into MHFRKGHSSTDQYLVKQVLTGDQEAFAQIVRQTEALVAQIVFKMVAVPADRQDIVQDVYLKAFRNLPGFNFNAKLSTWLGKIAYNTCLHYLEKKKLVFLPDDNEQQEGITNRLDQLSQQQGLLHNDVENELSAKQLASILGTAIKTLSPPIYQTLITLYHQEELSYAEIGEITSLPEGTVKNYLFRARKALKEDLLSRYKKEEL